In Spiroplasma litorale, a single genomic region encodes these proteins:
- a CDS encoding ribulose-phosphate 3-epimerase translates to MKKTIAAASILTADFLNLKLELDKLWKANIKWIHYDVMDYNFVPNLSFGPKILSDITNFYDFNIDIHFMVRIDEKWNINDYLNSFMLNNVKQFTFHIESLNDSQINEVQNFCLKNRINFSLAINPNTSIERIEKYFKILDNILVMSVQPGFGGQKFIEDVIIKIKDLKNIKNKNNYSYTIEIDGGINQETYKIAKEAGVDILVAGSYLVNKNITQEELFERVNQIEK, encoded by the coding sequence ATGAAAAAAACTATAGCAGCAGCAAGCATACTAACAGCTGATTTTTTAAATTTAAAATTAGAACTAGATAAATTATGAAAAGCAAACATTAAATGAATCCACTATGATGTAATGGACTATAATTTTGTACCTAATTTATCTTTTGGACCAAAAATACTATCAGATATTACAAATTTTTATGATTTCAATATTGATATTCACTTTATGGTAAGAATAGATGAAAAATGAAATATAAATGATTATTTAAATTCATTTATGCTAAATAATGTAAAACAATTTACTTTTCATATCGAGTCTCTAAATGATTCTCAAATTAATGAAGTGCAAAATTTTTGTTTAAAAAATAGAATTAATTTTTCATTGGCCATTAACCCAAATACAAGTATTGAAAGAATAGAAAAATACTTTAAAATCCTCGATAATATTCTAGTAATGAGTGTCCAACCTGGTTTTGGAGGGCAAAAATTTATTGAAGATGTGATTATAAAAATCAAAGATTTAAAAAATATTAAAAACAAAAATAACTATAGCTATACAATTGAAATTGATGGTGGAATAAATCAAGAAACATATAAAATTGCTAAAGAAGCAGGTGTTGATATTTTAGTTGCAGGTAGTTACTTAGTAAATAAAAATATTACACAAGAGGAATTGTTTGAAAGAGTGAATCAAATTGAAAAATAA
- a CDS encoding motility associated factor glycosyltransferase family protein: MKEWIKLKNKALIVCCENDLNLKVFEKSHYIVGVERGCLDLIHKSILIDDAISDFDSVTKKEIQHIRDNVKNFVKLNEEKDFLDGVAAIQHVINKYNINDISIVLKPTKRMDFNLSIIELVEYYNVKIINDFSLAFKLKKGRNVLEYFRYDSFKYVSLFPLKNSIITIKNMKYCVEEMLFEKHKTVGFSNELINQLNPEIITNEEVIIIFTK; this comes from the coding sequence TTGAAAGAGTGAATCAAATTGAAAAATAAGGCTTTAATCGTTTGTTGTGAAAATGATTTAAATTTGAAAGTATTTGAAAAATCACATTATATAGTTGGTGTTGAAAGAGGATGTTTAGATTTAATTCATAAATCAATATTAATTGATGATGCAATTTCTGATTTTGATAGTGTTACTAAAAAAGAAATTCAACATATAAGAGATAATGTAAAAAACTTTGTTAAGTTAAATGAAGAAAAAGATTTTCTTGATGGTGTTGCAGCAATACAACATGTTATAAATAAATATAATATTAATGATATATCAATAGTGTTAAAACCAACTAAAAGAATGGATTTTAACTTGTCAATTATTGAATTGGTTGAGTATTATAATGTTAAAATAATTAATGATTTTTCATTAGCGTTTAAACTAAAAAAAGGAAGAAATGTATTAGAATACTTTAGATATGATTCATTTAAATACGTCTCTTTATTTCCATTAAAAAACTCAATCATTACAATTAAAAACATGAAATATTGTGTTGAAGAAATGTTGTTTGAAAAACATAAAACAGTTGGTTTTTCAAATGAACTAATAAATCAACTTAATCCAGAAATTATTACAAATGAAGAAGTTA